A window from Alkalicoccobacillus plakortidis encodes these proteins:
- a CDS encoding GNAT family N-acetyltransferase, with protein sequence MTNDIFRIATKDDAPGFLELLSTAFKPLADMGIDWPSTRATLEMVTENIEKSTAVVLERDGRLVSTITIRFPWESTTPVSGYPFVWWFATAPDLSGQGVGNKLMEYVENTLLRDTFKVPAYVLGTSGRKHPWLLDMYKRKGYKEYFTHENDNGDLGVLMYKELIPERFDKEVLGKPPMAKKA encoded by the coding sequence ATGACCAACGACATTTTCCGCATCGCAACAAAAGACGACGCACCAGGATTTTTAGAGCTGCTCTCAACCGCGTTCAAACCACTTGCCGACATGGGCATCGATTGGCCATCTACAAGAGCGACACTTGAGATGGTCACTGAAAATATAGAAAAATCAACAGCAGTTGTTCTAGAACGGGACGGTCGCTTAGTATCAACGATTACCATCCGTTTCCCTTGGGAGAGCACAACCCCTGTATCAGGCTACCCATTTGTCTGGTGGTTCGCAACCGCTCCCGATTTAAGTGGACAAGGGGTTGGGAACAAGCTGATGGAGTACGTAGAAAACACGCTCTTACGCGATACCTTTAAGGTACCCGCCTACGTACTCGGCACATCAGGCCGCAAGCACCCGTGGCTACTCGACATGTACAAGCGCAAAGGCTACAAAGAATACTTCACGCATGAAAATGATAACGGAGATCTTGGCGTCTTGATGTATAAGGAGCTAATTCCGGAGAGGTTTGATAAAGAAGTGTTGGGTAAGCCTCCTATGGCGAAGAAGGCATAA
- a CDS encoding chemotaxis protein, whose amino-acid sequence MAEEVRKLSSETTKTTSKINDSLGNIKTHIEALVTNVEQIKRSSSEQANLVTDFSQLINDLEKVSSDMKSYFDKVSSNS is encoded by the coding sequence GTGGCTGAGGAGGTTCGAAAACTATCAAGCGAAACAACAAAGACGACAAGTAAAATCAATGATTCATTAGGAAATATTAAAACACATATAGAGGCACTCGTCACAAATGTAGAGCAAATTAAAAGGTCCTCTTCTGAACAAGCCAACTTAGTGACAGATTTCAGTCAGTTAATTAATGATCTTGAAAAAGTAAGCTCCGATATGAAATCATACTTTGATAAAGTTAGTTCCAATTCATAG
- a CDS encoding carbohydrate ABC transporter permease: MQVETAPKKIINEKTARLKKVARRTLIYIILIGFAIVNAYPIVWMIMNSFKSGQDFALNPFGLPTEWVWTNYIEAWFTANINTYFFNSVFVGVAAVLLTVLFGALASYFLARFKFRGQKVLYAFFILGLLVPIHATLVPMFILMQKINLIDTHLALIFPYIAFNLSITIFLLTSFMKSFPKEIEESAVMDGAGVFRIFWSIILPMTRPVLATAIIINFINNWNEFSFALVLINDDALRTLPLGLANFAGQHSTNYTAQMAALTIVLVPTIMFYLLMEKQIVQGMTQGAVKG; this comes from the coding sequence ATGCAAGTAGAAACGGCACCAAAAAAGATAATCAATGAAAAGACGGCTAGATTAAAAAAAGTGGCACGCAGAACGCTTATCTATATCATCCTTATTGGCTTTGCGATTGTGAATGCTTACCCTATTGTCTGGATGATCATGAATTCATTCAAATCAGGACAGGATTTTGCCTTAAATCCATTTGGCCTACCAACTGAATGGGTCTGGACCAACTATATCGAAGCGTGGTTCACCGCCAACATCAACACCTACTTCTTTAATAGTGTATTTGTTGGAGTGGCCGCTGTACTCTTAACCGTATTATTTGGAGCGCTTGCCTCCTATTTTCTAGCTCGATTCAAGTTTAGAGGACAGAAAGTACTATACGCCTTTTTTATCCTAGGGTTGCTCGTGCCAATTCATGCGACACTTGTACCCATGTTTATACTCATGCAGAAAATAAACCTGATTGACACGCATCTTGCGCTTATTTTTCCATACATTGCATTTAATCTATCCATTACAATCTTTTTGCTAACCAGCTTCATGAAATCATTCCCTAAAGAAATTGAAGAATCAGCTGTCATGGACGGAGCAGGTGTCTTCCGCATCTTCTGGTCGATCATCCTCCCAATGACTCGCCCAGTCCTGGCCACAGCCATCATCATTAATTTTATCAACAACTGGAACGAATTCAGCTTTGCTCTAGTATTAATCAACGACGACGCTTTGCGCACGCTGCCACTTGGCCTCGCGAACTTCGCCGGTCAACACTCAACAAACTACACAGCTCAAATGGCTGCCTTAACGATTGTACTCGTGCCGACGATCATGTTCTATTTGTTAATGGAAAAGCAGATTGTTCAGGGCATGACGCAGGGTGCAGTGAAGGGCTAG
- a CDS encoding carbohydrate ABC transporter permease, with product MHLLKSPWKIALGVIPALLIYCIFSIIPIFISFYYSFMSWNGFSAMQFVGIANFQAILNDSVFWLSVRNNLIVVAASVFGQIPIALALALLLNQKIRGAKFFRTIAFLPVVISTVVISLTWRLIFNVEQGLLNNLLDNLGLSALAQNWLGNPDYAMYAIAAVIIWQFVGLYFIIFLSALQTVPKDILEAAELDGATEWQKTRYVTLPSIWGVIMIAVILCISGSLKTFDLIYVMTGGGPANSTEVMATYMYTETFQGLRYGYGSAISVLIFVFSIVMIILANLLLKKRGNRKPV from the coding sequence GTGCATCTATTAAAAAGCCCTTGGAAAATCGCACTAGGCGTGATCCCGGCATTGCTTATCTATTGTATTTTCAGTATTATTCCGATATTTATCTCATTCTATTATTCCTTTATGTCTTGGAATGGATTCTCTGCCATGCAATTTGTGGGGATCGCAAATTTCCAAGCCATCTTAAATGATTCAGTATTCTGGCTATCCGTTCGGAACAATCTCATTGTAGTGGCAGCATCTGTATTTGGCCAAATTCCAATTGCACTTGCGCTCGCTTTGTTACTAAATCAGAAAATCAGAGGAGCAAAGTTCTTTCGTACCATTGCCTTCTTGCCGGTGGTCATCTCCACTGTTGTCATTTCCCTAACGTGGCGATTGATTTTTAACGTCGAACAAGGACTACTAAATAATCTTCTCGATAATCTCGGTTTAAGTGCTCTCGCCCAAAACTGGCTCGGGAATCCAGACTATGCCATGTACGCGATCGCTGCAGTGATTATCTGGCAGTTTGTTGGCCTCTATTTCATTATTTTTTTATCAGCCTTGCAAACCGTTCCGAAAGATATTTTAGAAGCAGCGGAACTAGATGGAGCAACAGAATGGCAAAAAACTCGTTATGTCACCCTGCCGTCCATTTGGGGAGTTATTATGATTGCTGTGATCCTTTGCATTAGTGGCAGCTTAAAGACCTTTGACTTAATTTACGTTATGACAGGTGGAGGACCAGCGAACTCAACCGAAGTAATGGCTACATATATGTACACAGAAACCTTCCAAGGGTTGCGATATGGATATGGAAGTGCGATATCTGTGCTGATTTTTGTGTTCAGTATCGTCATGATCATCTTAGCCAATCTACTACTTAAAAAGCGTGGCAATAGAAAGCCAGTGTAA
- a CDS encoding response regulator transcription factor: MNMKMLIVDDEPVICQGLAQTIDWQSIGVEVVGVAFNGKQALQKIEKNHIDIILTDISMPEMDGLELAECIVQQHPDTKMIIISGYDDFEYARQAIRLGVEDYLLKPVDVDELMGLVKNVTEKMLLVHQYPKEAEVCLVEAVLMQDKDKAKSCIIETLSMLKENNYSLRQSVHVCQELERTLKRKLRERLPNKQFDEVPLRLQSGVDLSMENTFTTIEDLFVGDIMQFINEVEDSEQNHWVIENIKRYMHKNYQQDLRASEVAEQHFITPNYFSMLFKQETGKSFSEYLNGLRIQKASELLLNTSNKVFEIAEFVGYKEYKYFVQVFKKKLGLTPTHYRRLNATYDTRKKQI, encoded by the coding sequence ATGAACATGAAGATGCTTATTGTTGATGATGAACCGGTTATTTGCCAAGGACTTGCACAGACAATTGATTGGCAAAGTATTGGCGTTGAGGTAGTTGGTGTAGCTTTTAATGGAAAGCAAGCTCTGCAAAAAATAGAGAAAAACCACATAGATATCATCTTAACGGATATCTCCATGCCAGAGATGGATGGTCTTGAATTAGCAGAGTGTATCGTTCAACAACATCCTGACACAAAAATGATCATCATTAGTGGATATGATGACTTTGAGTATGCAAGACAAGCCATTCGGTTAGGTGTTGAAGACTATTTGCTGAAACCAGTTGATGTGGATGAATTAATGGGTCTTGTTAAAAACGTGACGGAAAAGATGTTATTGGTACATCAATATCCCAAAGAAGCGGAAGTGTGTTTGGTAGAAGCCGTGTTAATGCAGGACAAAGACAAGGCAAAATCATGTATCATCGAGACGCTATCCATGCTAAAGGAAAACAACTATTCCCTTCGTCAATCTGTTCACGTCTGTCAAGAACTTGAACGAACATTGAAACGAAAGCTACGAGAGCGACTGCCCAATAAACAATTTGATGAAGTGCCTCTCCGGCTGCAAAGTGGAGTGGATCTTAGTATGGAGAACACCTTTACAACCATTGAAGACCTATTTGTGGGTGATATCATGCAGTTTATTAATGAAGTGGAAGACTCTGAGCAAAATCATTGGGTTATCGAGAACATCAAACGATATATGCATAAAAACTATCAACAGGATTTGCGCGCATCTGAGGTGGCAGAGCAGCATTTTATAACGCCAAATTATTTCAGTATGCTTTTTAAACAAGAGACAGGCAAAAGCTTTTCTGAGTATCTAAATGGGTTGCGTATTCAAAAGGCATCAGAGCTCTTGCTTAATACATCGAATAAAGTCTTTGAAATAGCTGAGTTTGTTGGCTATAAGGAATATAAGTATTTTGTGCAAGTCTTTAAGAAAAAGCTTGGTTTGACTCCTACTCACTATCGCCGTTTAAATGCTACATATGATACACGAAAAAAACAGATATAA
- a CDS encoding cache domain-containing sensor histidine kinase, giving the protein MKKWIHFHDWSLRWKSFLILLSLIFIPALTISLLVYYQSNTILERQVIERNEQNLRHIENNLLEAMHAIEELSSYIIFSEEFRQYMTLPIDDESSDPEEMQRIQDHIRGFFTFHLNNKSYVHSAQIEGINGTDLHLGERISGDEAVWEEEAQAAHGRMTWTDPYQMERGGWVPEDYQMISLFRVINNLYDITEPIGQVRIRLDEQELFSYMTNGYLNPNDEMVLLQKDGRVLSHQDKQLVGKLYPNDLVVQHVQEESELFEYEENEEAYYAVTRKIEGRDLYLVSTVSEEYLLNEFGGIRKTMQVIMIVAGLIGLIAFVGFMLTIIKPVTELTRETRRLEDGDFTAQVKVRSRDEIGQLGSRFNKAVVQIQHLIETKYKLEIQNKESELKALQSQINPHFLYNTLDMIRWTARMENAKETGKSIEDLSRLFRISLSQGKLWISLKDEMTYVQSYLELQKRRLAGMLTFSVRMEAGIEQCHILKLLLQPLVENSLQHGFAELEQTNSISIRAYRQDEFVLIDVIDNGEGLPVSADVFNQSLHQSNQARQWICIAEHS; this is encoded by the coding sequence ATGAAAAAGTGGATTCATTTTCATGATTGGAGCTTACGATGGAAGTCATTCCTCATTTTATTATCATTGATCTTTATTCCCGCACTCACGATTAGTTTGCTTGTGTATTACCAATCAAATACGATTTTAGAGAGGCAGGTCATTGAGAGAAACGAACAAAATCTACGTCATATTGAGAACAATCTACTAGAGGCTATGCATGCGATTGAGGAGCTATCAAGTTACATCATCTTCAGTGAAGAATTTCGGCAATATATGACGTTACCTATAGACGATGAGAGCAGTGATCCAGAGGAGATGCAACGAATCCAAGATCACATTCGTGGGTTCTTCACCTTTCATTTAAATAACAAAAGCTATGTGCACTCGGCACAAATTGAGGGAATAAATGGTACGGATCTTCACTTAGGAGAACGAATTAGTGGGGATGAAGCAGTTTGGGAAGAGGAGGCACAAGCTGCACATGGTCGAATGACCTGGACCGATCCTTACCAAATGGAGCGTGGAGGCTGGGTTCCAGAGGATTATCAGATGATCTCGCTTTTTCGAGTCATTAATAATTTATATGATATTACAGAACCGATTGGTCAAGTACGAATTCGTCTAGATGAGCAAGAGCTATTTTCATATATGACAAATGGATACTTGAATCCGAATGATGAGATGGTCTTGCTACAAAAGGATGGTCGTGTTCTTTCTCATCAAGATAAACAGCTTGTGGGAAAACTTTATCCAAATGATCTTGTAGTCCAACATGTACAGGAGGAGTCAGAGCTCTTTGAGTATGAAGAAAATGAAGAAGCTTATTATGCGGTTACACGAAAGATTGAGGGGAGAGATCTATACCTCGTTTCCACAGTCAGTGAGGAATATCTATTAAATGAATTTGGTGGGATTCGCAAAACGATGCAAGTGATTATGATCGTGGCAGGACTGATAGGTCTAATTGCATTCGTTGGATTTATGCTTACAATTATCAAACCTGTTACTGAATTGACTCGTGAGACGAGGCGACTTGAAGATGGGGATTTCACAGCGCAGGTGAAAGTTCGCTCTCGTGATGAAATTGGGCAGCTCGGATCGCGTTTTAATAAAGCTGTTGTACAAATTCAACATTTAATAGAGACCAAGTATAAGCTTGAAATTCAAAATAAAGAATCAGAATTGAAAGCGCTACAAAGCCAAATCAACCCCCATTTTCTTTACAATACACTAGACATGATTCGGTGGACAGCGCGGATGGAGAATGCAAAGGAGACAGGCAAAAGTATAGAGGATCTGTCGCGTTTATTCCGCATTAGTTTAAGTCAAGGCAAGCTATGGATTTCGCTTAAGGATGAGATGACGTATGTACAAAGCTACTTGGAGTTACAAAAGCGGCGGTTAGCAGGAATGCTGACTTTTTCTGTACGAATGGAAGCAGGAATAGAACAGTGTCACATTCTAAAGTTACTGCTTCAGCCTTTAGTTGAAAATAGTCTCCAGCATGGGTTCGCGGAGTTGGAACAAACCAATTCCATTTCCATTCGAGCCTATCGACAAGATGAGTTTGTGCTCATTGATGTGATTGATAATGGTGAAGGCTTACCAGTCAGTGCTGATGTCTTTAATCAATCATTACACCAATCGAACCAAGCAAGGCAATGGATATGCATTGCGGAACATTCATGA
- a CDS encoding extracellular solute-binding protein, giving the protein MRRYMYTGAVLSMSALLAACGGNSEEAGGSNGDGVVELSFWASANPDRDDFKLTMDRVEQFNEEHDDIELNIETTPHADYRTRLNTQAAGGQLPDIFQVWPGTELEPLVDGGAVGSINNILDNWTDNGLLNEDAIADFSFDGETYAIPSVQNPTSFVYYNVDMLDELGYEEFPQTYDEFKELIEDINEEDTTPIALGNSASWVLQSVYISTIADRFTGNDFIPQVLEGERAFTDPDFVEALGVIDELVDIGAFNEDLNTIDDNQMIEYFLQERSAMVIDGNWGAISILTNKPDDMNVGIAPFPLGDTPTISTVYGNAWSLNADLEGEKREAAETFLQWMFSEDFYQELIGVNRVVAAEVDMPEDADLEPLFLDMLELSQQSPPAPVYDAVLPQAVNNVLQNELQAITIGRSTPEEAAQNIQNAVNTQ; this is encoded by the coding sequence TTGAGGAGATATATGTATACTGGTGCTGTTTTGAGTATGTCAGCTCTACTGGCTGCATGTGGTGGCAATTCAGAAGAAGCGGGCGGGTCAAATGGTGATGGAGTAGTAGAGCTGAGTTTTTGGGCGTCTGCAAATCCGGATCGGGATGATTTTAAGCTGACGATGGACCGGGTGGAGCAATTTAATGAAGAGCATGATGACATTGAGTTAAATATAGAGACAACACCTCATGCGGATTATCGGACACGCTTGAATACACAGGCAGCAGGTGGTCAGCTACCGGATATTTTTCAGGTGTGGCCGGGAACTGAGCTTGAGCCGCTTGTAGATGGTGGCGCAGTTGGCTCAATTAATAATATTTTAGATAATTGGACAGATAATGGTCTATTAAATGAAGATGCGATCGCTGACTTTTCATTTGATGGGGAAACGTATGCAATACCGTCTGTGCAGAATCCGACGAGCTTTGTCTATTATAACGTTGATATGCTGGATGAGTTAGGCTATGAGGAGTTTCCACAAACGTATGATGAATTTAAAGAATTGATTGAGGATATTAATGAAGAGGATACGACTCCCATTGCTTTAGGGAACTCGGCTTCGTGGGTGCTTCAGTCCGTTTATATCTCGACAATTGCTGATCGTTTTACAGGTAATGACTTCATTCCTCAGGTTCTAGAAGGGGAACGTGCCTTTACGGATCCGGACTTTGTTGAGGCGCTTGGTGTCATTGATGAGTTAGTAGATATTGGCGCATTTAATGAAGATTTGAATACGATTGATGATAATCAAATGATTGAGTACTTCTTACAAGAGCGCTCCGCGATGGTGATAGATGGAAACTGGGGAGCGATTAGTATTTTGACTAATAAGCCTGATGATATGAATGTAGGAATCGCACCATTCCCTTTAGGAGACACGCCAACGATTTCAACGGTATATGGAAATGCGTGGTCTTTGAATGCTGACTTAGAAGGTGAAAAACGAGAGGCAGCAGAAACCTTTTTACAATGGATGTTTAGCGAGGATTTCTATCAAGAATTAATTGGTGTGAATCGAGTGGTAGCGGCTGAAGTAGATATGCCTGAAGATGCAGATCTTGAGCCATTATTCCTTGATATGCTAGAGCTATCACAACAATCTCCTCCAGCACCAGTGTATGATGCCGTATTACCTCAAGCTGTGAATAACGTTCTTCAAAATGAGCTTCAAGCGATTACGATTGGTCGTTCGACCCCTGAAGAAGCAGCACAAAATATCCAAAATGCTGTAAATACACAATGA
- a CDS encoding VOC family protein — translation MKNVTPFLMFQNGIAEEAMTFYTSLIEDSEIKSISRYGAEGPGPEGTVIQALFSLKGQDFMCIDSYVTHEFEFTPSFSIYLTCDTEEEIDHLYSELLKDGKALMPIDNYGFSKKFGWVNDRFGVSWQLTLAE, via the coding sequence ATGAAAAACGTAACCCCATTTCTCATGTTCCAAAACGGAATAGCCGAAGAAGCAATGACATTTTATACAAGCTTAATTGAGGACTCTGAAATCAAAAGCATATCGCGATACGGCGCAGAAGGACCCGGACCAGAAGGCACCGTTATTCAAGCCCTCTTCTCATTAAAAGGACAAGACTTCATGTGTATCGACAGTTACGTCACTCACGAATTCGAATTCACCCCCTCATTCTCAATCTATCTAACATGCGACACAGAAGAAGAAATAGACCATCTTTATAGCGAACTTTTGAAAGACGGCAAAGCCCTTATGCCAATTGATAACTACGGCTTCAGCAAGAAGTTTGGTTGGGTCAATGATCGATTTGGTGTGTCGTGGCAGTTGACGCTTGCGGAGTGA
- a CDS encoding RDD family protein, with the protein MDYKPAGFWIRFVATLIDGFIVAIVGLILSYIFQDPPGDIDNSTSANTFTFIYSVVFIIYLTASKYKGTPGKLIVGIQVLSIHHEKIGIGRSIGRFFATILSGIIFYIGFIMAGFTEDKKALHDMICGTRVVYRKK; encoded by the coding sequence ATGGATTATAAACCGGCTGGATTTTGGATTAGGTTTGTAGCAACATTAATCGATGGTTTTATTGTTGCGATAGTTGGACTTATTTTATCGTATATTTTTCAGGATCCACCAGGAGACATCGACAACTCAACATCAGCAAATACATTTACGTTTATTTATTCCGTTGTTTTCATCATATATTTAACGGCAAGTAAATACAAAGGAACTCCAGGTAAATTGATTGTAGGCATACAGGTACTGTCCATACATCACGAGAAAATAGGTATTGGCCGTTCGATTGGTCGTTTTTTTGCTACGATTCTTTCCGGAATCATCTTCTACATTGGTTTTATCATGGCTGGATTTACTGAAGATAAAAAAGCGTTGCATGACATGATTTGTGGCACACGTGTGGTCTATCGAAAAAAGTAG
- a CDS encoding bifunctional 4-hydroxy-2-oxoglutarate aldolase/2-dehydro-3-deoxy-phosphogluconate aldolase, which yields MIERLETLQWIKETGLVAVIRGIPADKVPALISSLYDGGVRVMEITMDSEDALDLIKSESKKYKGKAAVGAGTVLDAGAGLLAVQAGASFLFAPALDKETIEVANRYGRVVIPGVFTPTEALQAVTWGADIVKFFPADAVGSKFIKGFKGPLNHISIMPTGGVSIDNVEEFIKAGAIAVGAGGSLFKNEWVEDNNWDAITDHAKNFVTTIQAAKK from the coding sequence ATGATTGAAAGATTAGAGACGCTTCAATGGATAAAAGAAACAGGTCTGGTTGCAGTCATTAGAGGCATTCCCGCAGATAAAGTGCCAGCACTAATTAGCTCATTGTATGACGGTGGAGTCCGGGTAATGGAAATCACAATGGATTCAGAAGACGCATTGGATTTAATCAAATCAGAATCAAAAAAATATAAAGGCAAGGCAGCTGTTGGCGCAGGTACCGTACTAGATGCCGGAGCAGGACTTTTAGCCGTACAAGCAGGAGCTTCCTTCTTATTTGCCCCAGCACTCGACAAAGAAACAATCGAAGTAGCTAATCGCTACGGCAGAGTAGTCATCCCGGGTGTCTTTACACCAACTGAGGCATTACAGGCAGTTACTTGGGGAGCGGATATCGTAAAGTTTTTCCCAGCAGACGCAGTAGGAAGCAAATTTATCAAAGGCTTTAAAGGCCCACTTAATCATATTTCCATTATGCCTACTGGTGGAGTCTCCATTGATAACGTAGAAGAATTTATTAAAGCAGGTGCCATTGCAGTAGGTGCCGGCGGATCATTATTTAAAAATGAATGGGTAGAGGACAATAACTGGGATGCCATAACGGACCATGCCAAAAATTTTGTCACAACTATTCAGGCTGCAAAAAAATAA
- a CDS encoding carbohydrate kinase family protein: MTLQKMGVNQAVIKNGADGTYFLDGSNSGFVECVKVDHIVDPIGAGDGFAAGLLSGLLDGISLEQAVLRGNVVGARVITIQGDIEGLPERQQVIDFSKKKDVVR; the protein is encoded by the coding sequence ATGACTCTGCAAAAGATGGGGGTCAACCAGGCAGTCATCAAAAATGGTGCAGATGGTACATATTTCTTAGATGGCTCTAATTCAGGGTTTGTCGAGTGTGTAAAAGTCGACCATATCGTTGATCCAATCGGTGCTGGAGACGGATTTGCAGCAGGATTGCTTAGCGGTCTATTAGATGGAATAAGCCTTGAGCAGGCTGTTTTAAGAGGAAACGTAGTCGGAGCCAGAGTCATTACGATTCAAGGTGATATTGAAGGACTACCTGAGAGACAGCAAGTGATTGACTTCAGTAAGAAAAAGGACGTGGTTAGATGA
- a CDS encoding sugar kinase has product MNQEVVTFGETMFIFDAATSGPLRYVDDFKKRIGGAESNVALGLTRLGHKSAWMSELGNDEFGKFIVQLLRGEGVDVSRVLYRDDAPTGLFIKEKIKSDEHHVYYYRAHSAASKMDADWIDLDYIKNAKILHVTGITPLLSESCKDMTLKAMRSAKENGVFVSFDPNLRYKLMNDKESARETILEMIKLSDLFIPGIDELGVYSK; this is encoded by the coding sequence ATGAATCAGGAAGTTGTAACATTTGGGGAAACGATGTTTATCTTTGATGCCGCCACTTCAGGTCCTCTCAGATACGTAGATGACTTTAAGAAACGGATCGGAGGCGCTGAATCTAATGTTGCGCTCGGACTCACCAGGCTTGGACATAAGTCAGCCTGGATGAGCGAGCTTGGCAATGATGAGTTCGGTAAATTTATCGTTCAACTGCTTCGAGGAGAAGGAGTTGACGTGTCGAGAGTTCTCTATCGAGATGACGCCCCAACAGGTTTATTTATAAAAGAAAAAATTAAAAGTGACGAGCACCATGTTTATTATTACCGAGCACATTCGGCCGCAAGTAAAATGGATGCTGATTGGATTGACTTGGATTATATTAAAAATGCAAAGATCCTTCATGTCACGGGAATCACACCGCTTCTAAGTGAATCATGTAAAGACATGACCTTAAAAGCGATGAGATCCGCTAAAGAAAATGGAGTATTTGTAAGCTTTGATCCAAACTTACGCTATAAGTTAATGAATGATAAAGAAAGTGCCCGTGAAACAATTCTTGAAATGATCAAGCTGTCTGACTTGTTTATCCCTGGAATTGATGAGCTTGGAGTTTATTCTAAATGA
- a CDS encoding tripartite tricarboxylate transporter permease produces the protein MIELLNGFSELLVPAIFFSLIGGLLAGIVIGAMPGLTSTMAVALFLPVTFGMEPVPGILLLISLYFGSIYGGSIAAILLNTPGTPASAATTLDGYPLTRKGEAGKALAVAAIASGCGSLISTIALILIAPELAQVALQFSAPESFALAFFGLAIISSVSGENVVKGLIAGAFGLIIATVGLDPMTSFPRFTFGQGALLSGLNFIPVMIGLFAISEVFMQYKTRLDEKKPKMRSAISLPKIKETLSLWVTIVRSSIIGTFIGIIPGAGADIAAFVSYNEAKRFAKKKDKDSFGKGNIKGVAAAEAGSNGVTGGAMVPLLTLGIPGDAVAAVLLGAFIIQGIQPGPMLFQTNGDLVYALFAGMLVCAVLIIVFGLLGVKAFAQVLKVPIHWLLPVILILSVVGSYAISNNIFDVYIALAFGLIGYFMKKYGFPTSPIVLALILGPMAESELRRSLVLSQGEFSIFFTRPIAATLISLGIISLFLPIISSIIKKRKKGRDTA, from the coding sequence ATGATCGAATTATTAAATGGATTTTCAGAGTTATTAGTACCTGCAATCTTCTTTTCACTTATAGGTGGGCTTTTAGCAGGAATCGTGATTGGTGCGATGCCTGGACTAACTTCCACAATGGCAGTGGCTTTGTTTTTGCCAGTTACTTTTGGCATGGAGCCCGTGCCGGGAATCTTGTTGTTAATCAGTCTTTATTTTGGTTCAATCTATGGCGGATCGATCGCAGCCATCCTGTTAAATACCCCCGGTACGCCAGCCTCTGCTGCTACGACTCTTGATGGGTATCCCTTAACGAGAAAAGGTGAAGCAGGAAAAGCTCTAGCGGTCGCTGCTATTGCATCCGGTTGCGGCTCTTTAATCAGTACGATCGCACTTATCCTCATCGCACCGGAGCTTGCACAGGTTGCTTTGCAATTTAGTGCACCTGAATCTTTTGCGTTAGCTTTCTTTGGACTCGCCATTATTTCCAGTGTCTCTGGAGAAAACGTAGTGAAAGGACTGATAGCCGGAGCGTTTGGCCTGATTATTGCGACAGTTGGTCTTGATCCGATGACAAGTTTTCCACGGTTTACATTTGGACAAGGTGCATTACTTAGTGGCTTAAACTTTATCCCGGTTATGATTGGGTTGTTTGCCATTTCTGAAGTATTCATGCAGTACAAAACAAGATTAGATGAGAAAAAGCCTAAAATGCGCTCTGCCATTTCGCTTCCAAAAATTAAAGAAACACTTTCACTATGGGTAACCATTGTCCGATCCTCTATTATTGGTACGTTTATCGGAATCATTCCAGGTGCCGGGGCAGATATTGCCGCATTTGTTTCTTACAATGAAGCAAAGCGTTTTGCAAAGAAGAAGGACAAAGATTCGTTTGGGAAAGGAAATATTAAAGGGGTTGCTGCTGCTGAAGCAGGAAGCAATGGTGTTACTGGAGGCGCAATGGTGCCACTTTTGACACTTGGAATCCCAGGTGATGCGGTTGCTGCTGTCCTGCTAGGGGCATTTATTATTCAAGGCATTCAGCCGGGTCCAATGCTTTTCCAAACGAACGGTGACTTAGTATACGCATTATTTGCCGGCATGCTTGTTTGTGCGGTATTGATTATTGTATTTGGATTACTCGGGGTTAAAGCGTTTGCTCAGGTATTAAAAGTGCCAATTCATTGGCTGCTTCCAGTTATTTTAATTCTAAGTGTCGTTGGTTCTTATGCGATTAGTAATAATATTTTTGATGTATATATTGCCTTGGCATTTGGTTTGATTGGTTACTTTATGAAGAAATATGGATTTCCAACGTCCCCAATTGTACTGGCTTTAATACTTGGGCCAATGGCAGAAAGTGAGCTTAGAAGGTCACTTGTGCTTTCGCAGGGAGAGTTTAGCATTTTCTTCACAAGACCAATTGCAGCAACACTTATTTCACTCGGTATTATTTCATTATTCCTGCCGATTATCAGTTCCATTATTAAGAAAAGAAAGAAAGGAAGAGATACGGCATGA